tctccattgataaaatagtTCAGTACTCAATCCGACCAacacttggctggatgtcacggttcaaatgaccctagggtgaatctactccgaactattcCTTTAAACTCCTTCGTGTTTGTGACCTTCAtcacagaaaaaataaatgtttaaaaccTCAAAATAACATTTGAGCATTTTCTCGCCCTTACTGGAACCACTGAATAGAACAAATTTCCCGATGAAAACTGACCTCGCATATCTTCTCGACGCTGGCGTTTCCCTTCCACAAGCGGGAAATCAAGAAGCCGATCACTATGAGACAGAGGACGAGCAGAGCCGCCATGACCAGGCCCAGGAGCGCCATGTCACCTGCACGATACCCGACGTTCGAGGGGGATGGGATAGCCACAgctatagagagagagagaccggAATGATTCATAAATCAGGACTCTTCTAACCATTCAAACACACGAGTTGGTGGGTGTAGTCGTACCAGGTATGACCTGAACAGAGAGCGCCGCGGTGCCGAACTCGCCAGTCGTTGCGTCCACCGCTCGGAGCTGCGGACAGTAAAGGTTTGGCAGCGTAAATAACGGCAGGAAGCGTCGGAAAGAGTTGAAGGCACACATGTTGATGAGCTCGACACACAAAAAAGTTTGGCCCCACAGTCACCTGAAGCGCAAACGACTCGGTCTTCACGACTCTTTTCAGGATCACAAAACCATCAGAGGTCACGTTGACGTAGCTGCTGTACTGAACTTCGTACTTCGTATCTGGGTTCATGCCCTGATGCACACAGACGGAGAGAAAGGAAATGGTTTAAGAAATAAAGATATTTAAAGCTTCATTCGGCAGTTTCTGGCCACAATAGCGAGTCAAACCCTTGGTCTGAGCAAGTTACTGAACCTCACAGTGCGCCCCAAGATACGAAGCTAACTAGCCTAGCTTAGCAAATTAGCTGTAACGGCCATCTGTGAGCTGTCAGCCTTTGATTCTTTTGAAATTCATGTGATTTTATTTGAATGTGCTACATTTAAATCATGTAtgtaaacatttaaataaaaactcaACAACTAGAACATTTGTTGAAATAGTTTTAATTTAAATGGGGCTTTTTTAAGCTGTTGTTCAAAGTCCGTACCAAGAGCATAAAATCAAAGTCAGGCTAAGAGCtttaacagtatttttttttgttactattTTAAACTCTGAATTCCGACTCTTTTCAGGATCACAAAACCATCAGAGTTTGGTTAACCATACTAGAGATTTTATGTCTCATAAAATGATAAATTAGTTTGAATTTATTGGAGAAAAaactatagaaaaaaaaaatgactcgaGATGAGCTAGCAGATACAAAGCTAACTAGCTTAGCAAATTAGCTTGACGTAGCTGCTGTACTGAACTTCGTACTTCGTATCTGGGTTCATGCCCTGATGCACACAGACGGCGAGAAAGGAAATGGTTTAAGAAATAAAGATATTTAAAGCTTCATTCGGCAGTTTCGACCACAATAGCGAGTCAAACCCTTGGTCTGAGCAAGTTACTGAACCTCACAGTGCGCCCCAAGATACGAAGCTAACTAGCCTAGCTTAGCAAATTAGCTGTAACGGCCATCTGTGAGCTGTCAGCCTTTGATTCTTTTGAAATTCATGTGATTTTATTTGAATGTGCTACATTTAAATCATGTAtgtaaacatttaaataaaaactcaACAACTAGAACATTTGTTGAAATAGTTTTAATTTAAATGGGGCTTTTTTAAGCTGTTGTTCAAAGTCCGTACCAAGAGCATAAAATCAAAGTCAGGCTAAGAGCtttaacagtatttttttttgttactattTTAAACTCTGAATTCCGACTCTTTTCAGGATCACAAAACCATCAGAGTTTGGTTAACCATACTAGAGATTTTATGTCTCATAAAATGATAAATTAGTTTGAATTTATTGGAGAAAAaactatagaaaaaaaaaaatgactcgaGATGAGCTAGCAGATACAAAGCTAACTAGCTTAGCAAATTAGCTTGACGTAGCTGCTGTACTGAACTTCGTACTTCGTATCTGGGTTCATGCCCTGATGCACACAGACGGAGAGAAAGGAAATGGTTTAAGAAATAAAGATATTTAAAGCTTCATTCGGCAGTTTCTGACCACAATAGTGAGTCAAACCCTTGATCTGAGCAATGCAAGTAACTGAACCTCACAGTGCGCCCCAGTCTGTTTCTGGCTTTTAAGTTAATGAATGGAGTGTCAAAAAAATGGGTTATttgctgtctttgacacgttcCACATAGAGATTACTCACACTGGCGAAGTCCTCGTCACGAGCCCGGACCCTGAAGGGTCGGTTGGTGCTTCGGTCTCTGAGGATCATGCTCTCTGGTACGGAGTTGCTGTAGATGAATCCCTCGTATCGCTCTTTCTCAAAGCGAGGAGGGTTCCTGCTCTTCTTCATCACTTCAATGGTCACCTGTGTCACTGCAAACTGATCTCTGTTGGTCACCTGTGATGCCTGACAACCAGAAGAAGATATATCGTATCATGTGAAATAAGGATAATCAACTTTCCCTGGAAAATCACCACAGAATTATTACTTATTCTTACCAGAACCGTGAGGATTATTGGGCCAACAATATCAGCAGCTTTAGCCATCGTGATGTTCCCCGTTTCCTCATCGATCTGAAATATATTTCCTTCATTTCCTAAAGATGAAGGGCGACGGCAAAGAAACAGGTAGTTTTCCATAAATACAACAATATataaaacttattttaaaaaTTTGAGGAAAAAATACATTGTAGTGCTACATTGTCTGTGACTGCACTCCAGCTAGTTAATTACATGGCTTGTGAACTGAAATTAGTTTGAAAACTTTCTCGTTTCTTGTCATCAAtaataacaaaacaaacttaAACATATTGATTTTATGTCTCATTAAATGATGAAGTAGTTTGAATTTATTGGAGAAAAAAACTATAGAGAAAAAATTACTCGAGATGAGCTAGCATATACAAAGCTAACTAGCCTAGCTTAGCAAATTAGCTAAGTGAGCTGTCAGCCTTTGATTCTTTTGAAATTCATGTGATTTTATTTGAATGAACTACATTAAAATCATGTATGTAAACATTTAAATAGAAATAAACTCAACAACTAGCCCGTTTGTTGAAATAGTTTTAATTTGAATGGGGTTTTTTTAAGCTATTGTTCAAAATTCGTACCAAGAGCATAAAATCAAGGTCAGGCTAAGAGCtttaacagtattttttttaaactattttaaacTCTGAATTCCAATATTGGCAAAAATtataaaactagactaaaacaaGGTATTGCAATGAAGGttgtgtgctgtttttacattATTCAGCTGattcactccctgctgcaatgcttttattttatgtaaagcactttgaactgtttgtacatgaaatgtgctatacaaataaatttgatttgatttgatttgattgacaTAAATGCGGTGGAAAGAATATTTGAAATACCTCAATTCAATAAGGGAAAATGCACTGCAAAGCAAACATTTAAAACCGCTTTAATTAGCAGATTTATCTGTTTTAATGGATGTTTGTGGGAAAATAAAATTTGATGCTTTGAAAGAAACGCTTGAAATGATCTCTATAAGTCAAATTATTAATAAATAGGAAACAAATCTGCTTCATAATAGACCTGAAAATGCCACAACGAATTGAAAACAAACCACGTAGTATTCTGTAGCTGATCTGCTCGCTGCGGTTTCTATCTCCATCCTTTGCGATCACCGGGCCGGGCTCCAGCACCAACGGACCTTCCTGTGGGTTGAAATGagattttattatttcttttaacCTTTTCGTCAGCACTTCACTCCACATCTTTGTGTGACTTCTGCTGTTTTCATTGAATTACAGCAGCTGATCGGACGTCTTTTTATTTGCTTCTCCTCAGCAATAATTTGAGTAAAGCAGCCGAAATCGTTTCTTTCATCATTGCACAAGTTGTGTGGTGGGTGGCTGCGAACTTCAGGTAATCAGGTTAATCAAACTCAGTTAGAAAAAATGCTAAAACCTTTCCTGAGATTGGCCCAACAACCTCTGGTTAGCTATGAGGTGTTTGTGAAacagggccggtttttgctatgggcaatgtgggcgaccgcccagggcgcactctatgaaatttatttatttattttttttttaaatttaaaaattccCAAAATtaacatagacccatataccttcatgtaattaactgggttatgtgaaaaatgtaaaataaataaataaatctgttcagtcatctacgtgaatgtgtttacatcacgtgactccggttgattgacggcTGAACGGAtggcgttaatgggaaaagcaaaggtgataatgtggagtcatcatggatcatcatcatggtgaaagaccaaagaagccatcaggtgcccagtttagaaagaggagaagaggagaaacagGCAGAAGATAAAGGGACGCAGATTTCTTTGAGTGACTGgagtgacgtaggctataggctatctgttagcctcttgctaacatgttgctattacccacgactgtgtttgatttttagttttgctgaactagaattagaaatgaggcatcatgtcatgcaactaatttcacccaaaggcaacctggtctagtttgtgtttgtaacacaacaagaagtcctgactgtggattttttttattatgagctatatgctaaattaaataacttaaataacttctaatatacattgacatggcattttgtaagctacatgtgggatctttttgtacctttttgtattaaagattatatataataaaataatacaattaATATAAAATCCCATGCAAGGTATGGTTCGCCCGAGGCGTAAATTTAGCTAGGTCCGCCGCTGAGTGAAACATGAAACTAACATCTATCACTTTGCAGGTTACAAATAAAAGGGAGTTAGACCGATATTCAGTGATTGGTTCAGATGTTCGGACAGTTGTTGTAAGTTCTTACAAACCCAAAATCAGACACTCGCCTCTTTCTCGGTGAGGTTCACTTTGCCTCTGTAGCCGCTGCTCACGCACAGTTTGGCGATTCCTAAGTTTGTCCGCAGACACGGCTGAAACCACGGCGGCCGGTTATCGACATCCTTCACGTGCACCGTGATGGTGGCCACGGAGGTGAAGAACGGCTCATTGGTGGCGGAACCGTTTAACGTGTCCTGGAGGAAGAGAGACGAGTCTTTGAACAAAGAGAAGCAGAGCCCACCGGGACCAAGCCTTGATAAATCTTACTGTACCTGCACATGTAACACCAGAGAGATCTTCTGTACAACATCGTAGTCCAGGATGCTTTTAACAAGTATCTTTGGAGTATTTATGTGCTCCAGCCGGAAGTATTTATCCTGAATTAACGGAGGAAGAAGACAAAAATCGTGTTTATAGCGATTAACTGAATCCAGAAAGCAAGATTTAAGAAAAGTGACCAATCATGACACTCGTTGTGTTTTAATCCACATCCATAAATAAACTGGTGAAGTGTTGTTGAAGCTAGCTTTAAAGGCTACATTAGAGGCTGGTTTTAAAGCAGCTTATTTCTGCCTGACCCCTTGAATATGAAGGAATTATTGTGTTTACGTGACGCCCTCTTACAGTCTTTGTTTTAATGATTTATGATCAGTTTTACTAAAGTGTTCAATCAGTATATTTACATGCTACCATTATAGCCGATAAGATGTAATCAGATTACTCTCCTTGTTGCTGTAAAGCAGTGACGTGCCTTAGTTCAGCTCGGTTTTATTGGGGTTTTTCCAATTTAACTGTCACGTCTCAAACTAAAACCATCTCAATTGGTACCATGTTGAGCAGTGAATCGTAGCTCTGTATTTTTTACTCTTTAACAAACTAAATGCATGCAATCTGTTGTGGCTACCGTCCTGTTCTAAGTTAGCCGTACGGAACATGATGTTTCAAGTGACTTTAAAAGTTGGTTAAATTAAATCGTGACGAATCTCACGTGAGTTAGTCTCGTTTTATGCAAATCGCGACGTTCGGTGACGCGTTCAGCTCTTTCAAGCAATACGTACGCTGTTGTCACATCCaaaccatggatgtattatattaactggATACAGGACTGCAAAATGGCCACCGTTGATTTCAATGGAGTTGCTCGTTTGGAgtgaacagttttacaggcatctcTTTTACTGTTGCGGCCAATgggaaaaatgctttttgggccacagggtattttttgttgcaataccacGAGTGGCCACTGGGGAAAATGGGCGTGCCGGCTGAGAGGCGGCGCCGTATCCACTTATAATACATCCGTGATCCAAACGGGAAGCAGGTGGCTGAGAGTAACCATGGCAATGAGGCAGGAAAAAAACTTACAGTTCAATTGGACCGTAAAAAACGGGGCGTGTCTACATTCTACAGTGCCAGTTTTTCGTTCTTAACTAAAACTATTGCTTCTCATTACTCCCCCACTGTTAGAAATCTTGGACTGTTTTTAGATTGTTCTCTTAAATTATAGAAGCGAGCGACCACAGTGATCCAAACCAGTTTTTATCAGCTACGTCACACGTGGCCAAAGTAAAATCTGATCCCCTAAAAGAGCCTGAAAAACTTGGTTTTTAatctgagttcagtttgagtccCATTGGgtattttatgtttattttatgctgtggtgtttctttattttagcttgtatttttagtcatttttattgttttattttattgattgacatttatttttaattaacttGTAAAGCTTTTAAAAGTGCTACAGAAATTAAATTGACATTAAcattcagtgggtctacatgatgagataaATTGGAttacagctatagttgggttatgctccttatttgagcgagggtaattctccttggatacatggcggtgaatgaatgggatcagaggcacaaagcgtgtcataccccggtatgataggtggcgctgtacccattccagctgttgctaatagagccacttcctgttgacctcttcaccaccaacaacaacaacaaactcaggcattggagaaagatggagaacgcagagccagatgaagctacgtccctctacatttggtctgtgatgagctgcttgttgcacaaactcgatgcccaacggagcattctccatcgcgttgtttgtttctttctgacggcgacaacaacaggaatatcgtctcctttgacttccgggtcacgaccccgggaaaacatctggagcatgcgcagaacgcaaagtctgattcaccacgagcttcagcgtctacaagcaggtttagagtgactttcaacccagttatctcggggtctgaatcccatccgatccaatttatagtcagattaaggtgtctacgtgcacttaataactcagtctgattgtaatttagccaataatccaatcctttcagtgccatgtgaccccgatGATTGATaccaggtgcatgatgggaaataatcACAAGAGAAATCTAGTTGTGGTCTTTTAAATATTGACCCTGTAAGAAGTCTTTGCCGGGTGTGAGAGGGTGTCGGGTTAGTGTTGGTGACCCCATATGACatgtttttccactttttaCGTCTTGTTTTCATTGAGAATAACCACACTGAGGGCAGTCTTACCGTTGCAGGCTCCAAGCGATAGTACAGCGGCTCCGAATCAACATCCGTCGCTTCTATCAGTCCGACGCTCGAGTTCACGGGCGTGAGCTGCAGGACGCGACACTCAGGGTCAAACCAGGAAACGGAAATAAGTCAATCTAAAACCACACGGAGGACCGACGCTGCTTACCTCGTTCACGTCCAGCAGGTAGTGGTTTTGTGCAAAGTTCGGAGGGTTATCGTTCACATTTCCAACCAAAACCTCTACGGACTCGTTCACCtcgagaagagaaaaaaacggAAACAGAAAAATCTCTAAATCCAGAAACAGGAAACTGGCTTCTTTGTGACGTGATTATGAATACTCACAGATCTGGAGCCAGCTCTGCTGCACTGAACCCACGCCACCAGAGTTGCACTGGGCAGTGACTGCAAAACACACATCAGCAGTTCCACTGAGAGAGGGTTTACTTTTTACTCAAAGAGCTCTAATCTGATCTGAAGATGCCTCCCACCACAAACAGTCCCAATCATTGGCCAACCAGTTTCTATTTGATGCTATAAAGAGGTTGTACATCATCACTATTAACAGCTGAATAAAGCAGgtggacttaaagggatagttcgcctcgttttttttttgttttttttacaggatcAGACTGGATCACCTCTGATCCAACACgggtcatttatttattcatttatccaATGATCTCATCCACGTGCTGCACGTTAGATCTGTTtgcttatcttttttttttttatatatataattttatttattaaagctatggtaggtaatcctagagagctagcaagattcgaaagtgtcccctcctctaagctccaccccctccccccctcaccattccgtcagtgcttcatcgcctcttttgacatgaagctgtatgacatcccatattagtaatataatttctgaacatcttcttaccccctgctgcgtcctgtgagcagagttccagcctcgttttgacgaaagtagtccggctagttggctggggcttcaaaaataaagcattttgcatttggccctattttctctcccttcgtatcactgcctgctgtgcggaccgagcagcaaacagcgtaacaggcgcggctgtcggcaggcggcagcaggcagtgatacgcagggagagaaaatagggccgagcgattgtgaggtctgactttttcctggagaaccattttgtgatgcaaatgtattactctttagaacgcatattgttttgagaagcaaaacgctttattttttaaaccccagccaactagtcggactaccttcatcaacaccaaaacgaggctggaactcggctcacaggacgcagcagggggtaagaagatgttcagaaatgatgttgctgatatgggatgtcatacagcttcatgtcaaaagaggcgaactatccctttaactgtgtcatttatctatttatgaAATAGAAAGTGTGTCATCTTTCATTTCTTAAGGGTTGTTCCTACCGGGGTCTTAAAGTGATGACATGTTACTCCGTGTTcgtagcctgataaaccagcctaaatggattggatgtctaatttagtctggctccgatgaatggatacaacggaacattgttgatgagcacaacccgttgtctttcaaaccgtgtctgtgcctataggccaacgctctgaccaatcagcgcaactgactgtgacgtagtaagcgcgacagaaagctttggtgggaggggactgtaTGTAAACAAGTGAAGCAACTTCagcaaggctgaatcaaacgagcgctgttccattgccgccgccatctttcttgttgtgctttcgctgtctatgttcgcttccactgcccaacgtcgcactgctctgtcgtcactccctcaaaaccccgcaccagaaccctctgccccgcccgcgttgattcaaaacacatctctgcgttgtgattggtttagttgccatctgccagattcagggcagtattttcaaaatgaaaagtggttcgaggccagacccaaccgcaggcaaaacattttgccgtccagcatttggcgctggttttccaggctaccgTGTTCGTacatttatt
This Odontesthes bonariensis isolate fOdoBon6 chromosome 1, fOdoBon6.hap1, whole genome shotgun sequence DNA region includes the following protein-coding sequences:
- the LOC142385774 gene encoding uncharacterized protein LOC142385774, which encodes MAKAADIVGPIILTVLASQVTNRDQFAVTQVTIEVMKKSRNPPRFEKERYEGFIYSNSVPESMILRDRSTNRPFRVRARDEDFASGMNPDTKYEVQYSSYVNVTSDGFVILKRVVKTESFALQLRAVDATTGEFGTAALSVQVIPAVAIPSPSNVGYRAGDMALLGLVMAALLVLCLIVIGFLISRLWKGNASVEKICECLGPCLQAEQPRAGHRDSLQFTNDGFQNEGDLSRAGARRWINAAPRRSTFPQPRSRILPLERRSRHCSTCGVHTNHVPKGSPSARPSRRGRGDGDEYSMRSILAKQRRKEGQKTVWFKESEDSSDIEVEIIPDSVGRVEEETEEELEVEMEGVVRDPAAPLREENQSEEKDSGDTSPETEKGGQEGR
- the LOC142385783 gene encoding cadherin-related family member 5-like produces the protein MELKSKRKPVDVLLGCVVAVCFSAVCSAQRLCTVPPGPVTIPENNTADVQVVKIICGNDVSLTVTVNPEDLFYIVGTVLMLKKGLDYESLPSATLVAWVQCSRAGSRSVNESVEVLVGNVNDNPPNFAQNHYLLDVNELTPVNSSVGLIEATDVDSEPLYYRLEPATDKYFRLEHINTPKILVKSILDYDVVQKISLVLHVQDTLNGSATNEPFFTSVATITVHVKDVDNRPPWFQPCLRTNLGIAKLCVSSGYRGKVNLTEKEASV